A single window of Microbispora hainanensis DNA harbors:
- the metH gene encoding methionine synthase, whose translation MTSRPSFREVLSERILIADGAMGTMLQSYDPTLDDFQGHEGCNDVLNVSRPDIVRAVHDAYLEVGVDCVETNTFNANRAALGEYGIEDRIFELSEAGARLARERADHWSTPDKPRFVLGSMGPGTKLPTLGHLPYETLRDAYRDNAAGLIAGGADALIIETCQDLLQVRAAVVGAKRAVEAAGRDVPIITQVTIETNGAMLLGSEIGAALTAIEPLGVDLIGLNCATGPTEMSEHLRYLARHSRIPISCMPNAGLPQLTADGAYYPLSPGELADAHEAFTRDYGLALVGGCCGTTPEHLRQVVERVGGRARGERRPRPEAGAASLYQHVPFRQDTSYLAIGERTNANGSKAFREAMLAGDYEECVEIARAQARDGAHMLDLCVDYVGRDGVADMKELAFRFATASTLPIVIDSTEPAVLEAGLEMLGGRAVVNSVNFEDGDGPDSRYQKIMRLVKEHGAAVVALTIDEEGQARTTEGKVRIATRLIEDLVNTWGMRVEDIIVDCLTFPIATGQEETRRDGIETIEAIRELKRRYPGVQTTLGVSNVSFGLNPAARMVLNSVFLNECVNAGLDSAIVHASKILPMNRIPDEQRQVALDLVYDRRREGYDPLQRFMELFEGVDAASMKAGKAAELAGLPLWERLKRRIIDGERKGLEADLDEALAQRPALEIINDVLLDGMKVVGDLFGSGEMQLPFVLQSAEVMKTAVAYLEPHMEKVEGSSKGRIVLATVKGDVHDIGKNLVDIILSNNGYDVVNLGIKQPVSAILEAAEEHHADVIGMSGLLVKSTVVMKENLEEMNSRGIADKFPVLLGGAALTRAYVEQDLADLYRGEVRYARDAFEGLRLMDAFMAVKRGEDGAALPPLRARRVKTGATLTRTAEEDLPARSDVAADNPVPAAPFFGDRIVKGIPLADYAAFLDERATFMGQWGLKAARGGDGPSYEELVETEGRPRLRMWLERLQTENLLEAAVAYGYFRCVSEGDNLIILDDDGKERTRFTFPRQRRDRHLCLADFFRSRESGETDVVAFQVVTMGNRISEATAELFAKDAYREYLELHGLSVQLTEALAEYWHARVRSELGIGGDESLADMLKVNITGCRYSFGYPACPNLEDQVQVMELLDPARIGVTLSEEFQLHPEQATSALVVHHPEAKYFNV comes from the coding sequence ATGACCAGCAGACCGTCGTTCCGAGAAGTGCTGTCCGAGCGAATCCTGATCGCCGACGGAGCCATGGGGACGATGCTGCAGTCCTACGACCCCACCCTTGACGACTTCCAGGGCCACGAGGGCTGCAACGACGTGCTCAACGTGAGCCGTCCGGACATCGTACGGGCCGTGCACGACGCATACCTGGAGGTGGGCGTCGACTGCGTCGAGACCAACACCTTCAACGCCAACCGGGCGGCCCTGGGCGAGTACGGCATCGAGGACCGCATCTTCGAGCTCTCCGAGGCGGGCGCGCGGCTGGCCAGGGAGCGTGCCGACCACTGGTCGACGCCGGACAAGCCCCGGTTCGTCCTCGGCTCGATGGGTCCCGGCACGAAGCTGCCCACGCTCGGCCACCTGCCGTACGAGACGCTGCGCGACGCCTACCGCGACAACGCGGCCGGCCTGATCGCGGGCGGGGCGGACGCCCTGATCATCGAGACCTGCCAGGACCTGCTGCAGGTGCGGGCGGCGGTCGTCGGCGCCAAGCGGGCGGTCGAGGCCGCCGGGCGCGACGTGCCGATCATCACGCAGGTCACCATCGAGACCAACGGCGCGATGCTGCTCGGCTCCGAGATCGGCGCCGCGCTGACCGCGATCGAGCCGCTCGGCGTCGACCTGATCGGCCTCAACTGCGCGACCGGCCCGACCGAGATGAGCGAGCACCTGCGCTACCTCGCCAGGCACTCGCGGATCCCGATCTCCTGCATGCCGAACGCCGGTCTGCCGCAGCTCACGGCCGACGGCGCGTACTATCCGCTGAGCCCGGGTGAGCTGGCGGACGCGCACGAGGCGTTCACCCGCGACTACGGCCTCGCACTGGTCGGCGGCTGCTGCGGCACCACTCCCGAGCACCTGCGCCAGGTGGTCGAGCGGGTGGGCGGCCGCGCCCGCGGCGAGCGGCGGCCCCGTCCCGAGGCGGGGGCGGCGTCGCTCTACCAGCACGTGCCGTTCCGGCAGGACACCTCCTACCTCGCCATCGGCGAGCGGACCAACGCCAACGGCTCCAAGGCGTTCCGCGAGGCGATGCTGGCCGGCGACTACGAGGAGTGCGTGGAGATCGCCCGGGCCCAGGCCCGCGACGGCGCGCACATGCTCGACCTGTGCGTCGACTACGTCGGCCGCGACGGGGTCGCCGACATGAAGGAGCTGGCGTTCCGGTTCGCCACCGCCTCCACGCTGCCGATCGTGATCGACTCCACCGAGCCCGCCGTGCTGGAGGCGGGGCTGGAGATGCTCGGCGGCCGGGCCGTGGTCAACTCGGTGAACTTCGAGGACGGCGACGGCCCCGACTCGCGCTACCAGAAGATCATGCGCCTGGTGAAGGAGCACGGCGCGGCCGTGGTCGCGCTGACCATCGACGAGGAGGGCCAGGCCCGCACCACCGAGGGCAAGGTGCGCATCGCCACCCGGCTCATCGAGGACCTGGTGAACACCTGGGGCATGCGGGTCGAGGACATCATCGTCGACTGCCTGACGTTCCCCATCGCCACCGGCCAGGAGGAGACGCGGCGCGACGGCATCGAGACGATCGAGGCGATCCGCGAGCTCAAGCGCCGCTATCCCGGCGTGCAGACCACGCTCGGCGTCTCCAACGTGTCGTTCGGCCTCAACCCGGCGGCCCGCATGGTGCTGAACAGCGTCTTCCTCAACGAGTGCGTCAACGCGGGGCTCGACTCGGCGATCGTGCACGCGTCCAAGATCCTGCCGATGAACCGGATCCCGGACGAGCAGCGGCAGGTCGCGCTCGATCTCGTGTACGACCGCAGGCGCGAGGGCTACGACCCGCTGCAGCGGTTCATGGAGCTGTTCGAGGGCGTCGACGCGGCGTCCATGAAGGCCGGCAAGGCGGCCGAGCTGGCCGGGCTGCCGCTGTGGGAGCGGCTCAAGCGGCGCATCATCGACGGCGAGCGCAAGGGCCTGGAGGCCGACCTCGACGAGGCCCTCGCCCAGCGGCCCGCCCTGGAGATCATCAACGACGTGCTGCTCGACGGCATGAAGGTCGTCGGCGACCTGTTCGGCTCCGGCGAGATGCAGCTGCCCTTCGTGCTGCAGTCGGCCGAGGTGATGAAGACGGCCGTGGCCTACCTCGAACCGCACATGGAGAAGGTCGAGGGCAGCAGCAAGGGCCGCATCGTGCTGGCCACGGTCAAGGGCGACGTCCACGACATCGGCAAGAACCTGGTGGACATCATCCTGTCCAACAACGGCTACGACGTCGTGAACCTCGGCATCAAGCAGCCGGTCTCGGCGATCCTGGAGGCCGCCGAGGAGCACCACGCCGACGTGATCGGCATGTCCGGGCTCCTGGTCAAGTCCACCGTGGTCATGAAGGAGAACCTCGAGGAGATGAACTCCCGGGGGATCGCCGACAAGTTCCCGGTGCTGCTCGGCGGCGCCGCCCTGACCAGGGCGTACGTCGAGCAGGACCTGGCCGATCTCTATCGGGGCGAGGTCCGCTACGCGCGCGACGCGTTCGAGGGCCTGCGCCTCATGGACGCCTTCATGGCGGTCAAGCGCGGCGAGGACGGCGCGGCGCTGCCGCCGCTGCGCGCGCGGCGGGTGAAGACCGGCGCGACGCTCACGCGGACCGCCGAGGAGGACCTGCCGGCCCGCTCCGACGTCGCCGCCGACAACCCGGTGCCCGCCGCGCCGTTCTTCGGCGACCGGATCGTGAAGGGCATCCCGCTGGCCGACTACGCCGCCTTCCTCGACGAGCGGGCGACGTTCATGGGCCAGTGGGGCCTCAAGGCAGCCCGGGGCGGCGACGGCCCGTCGTACGAGGAGCTGGTCGAGACCGAGGGCAGGCCGCGGCTGCGGATGTGGCTGGAGCGGCTGCAGACGGAGAACCTGCTGGAGGCGGCGGTCGCCTACGGCTACTTCCGCTGCGTCAGCGAGGGCGACAACCTGATCATCCTGGACGACGACGGCAAGGAGCGCACCCGCTTCACCTTCCCGAGGCAGCGGCGCGACCGGCACCTGTGCCTGGCCGACTTCTTCCGCTCCCGCGAGTCCGGGGAGACCGACGTCGTCGCCTTCCAGGTCGTCACGATGGGCAACCGGATCAGCGAGGCCACGGCCGAGCTGTTCGCCAAGGACGCCTACCGCGAATATTTGGAGCTCCATGGTCTGTCGGTGCAGCTCACCGAGGCGCTGGCCGAATACTGGCACGCCCGGGTGCGGTCGGAGCTGGGCATCGGCGGCGACGAGTCGCTGGCCGACATGCTCAAGGTGAACATCACCGGCTGCCGCTACTCCTTCGGCTACCCGGCCTGCCCCAACCTGGAAGACCAGGTGCAGGTCATGGAGCTGCTCGACCCCGCGCGCATCGGCGTGACGCTGTCGGAGGAGTTCCAGCTTCACCCCGAGCAGGCCACCTCCGCACTGGTCGTCCACCACCCCGAGGCGAAGTACTTCAACGTCTGA
- a CDS encoding MFS transporter, whose translation MIRPSTQARYMAGMVVDSTGSGMYLPLSLLFFHHVTGLPIERVGVIMTAAALFSLVANPIAGVLVDRFGARAVVVGGYLVRAVGFAAYPLVDSPLTMFLAVALVALGDGSYPPSIQSFVAAIARGADRDRLLAAQRSLRNAGLGAGGLIAGAALGLGSDAAYRVIVLVSAAAFAGAALILRTIPVPGGRDRTATRAGAAAPAPAAARGSGGYRLVLRDRTFLALTLQNVPTAFGYMVLSVALPVYVTQELGVPASLVGVLYAVNTVGIALLQIPVTRRLIRYRRTRTVAAGAATFGASFAAFALLAGVPVRPVALAGVFAATALFTLGEMLHGAPLSALVSSAAPEETRGRYMAVYQFSWAIPITLAPAVLTALLSLSPISMWLLLAAGVSGSALTMLRLEPRLPARAVHARVPDDPEVPEDSEDPENPEDPGKTDTDDRRAATATQKAGVE comes from the coding sequence GTGATCCGCCCGTCGACGCAGGCGCGCTACATGGCCGGCATGGTGGTCGACTCCACCGGCAGCGGCATGTACCTGCCCCTGTCGCTGCTGTTCTTCCACCACGTCACCGGGCTGCCGATCGAGCGGGTCGGCGTCATCATGACCGCGGCGGCGCTGTTCAGCCTGGTCGCCAACCCGATCGCGGGCGTGCTCGTCGACCGCTTCGGCGCGCGGGCCGTCGTCGTGGGCGGTTATCTGGTGCGTGCCGTGGGGTTCGCCGCCTACCCGCTGGTGGACTCGCCGCTGACGATGTTCCTCGCGGTGGCGCTGGTGGCGCTCGGCGACGGCTCCTACCCGCCGTCGATCCAGTCGTTCGTCGCCGCCATCGCGCGGGGCGCGGACCGCGACAGGCTCCTCGCCGCGCAGCGCAGCCTGCGCAACGCCGGCCTCGGCGCGGGCGGCCTCATCGCGGGCGCCGCGCTCGGCCTGGGCAGCGACGCCGCCTACCGGGTGATCGTGCTCGTCAGCGCCGCCGCGTTCGCGGGCGCCGCGCTGATCCTCCGTACGATCCCCGTTCCCGGCGGGCGGGATCGTACGGCCACGCGGGCAGGTGCGGCCGCACCGGCTCCGGCGGCGGCCCGGGGGAGCGGGGGATACCGGCTCGTCCTGCGCGACCGGACGTTCCTCGCCCTGACCCTGCAGAACGTGCCGACCGCCTTCGGCTACATGGTGCTGTCGGTGGCGCTGCCCGTCTACGTCACCCAGGAGCTGGGCGTCCCGGCCTCGCTGGTCGGCGTGCTGTACGCGGTCAACACCGTCGGCATCGCGCTGCTGCAGATCCCGGTGACGCGGCGGCTGATCCGCTATCGGCGCACCCGTACGGTCGCGGCGGGCGCCGCCACGTTCGGGGCGTCGTTCGCGGCGTTCGCCCTGCTGGCCGGGGTACCCGTCCGGCCGGTCGCGCTGGCCGGGGTGTTCGCCGCGACGGCGCTGTTCACGCTGGGGGAGATGCTGCACGGCGCGCCGCTGTCGGCGCTCGTGTCGAGCGCGGCCCCCGAGGAGACCCGGGGCAGATACATGGCGGTCTACCAGTTCTCCTGGGCGATCCCGATCACGCTGGCCCCGGCCGTGCTGACCGCGCTGCTGAGCCTGTCGCCGATCTCCATGTGGCTGCTGCTCGCGGCGGGCGTCTCCGGCTCGGCCCTCACCATGCTCCGCCTGGAGCCCCGGCTGCCCGCCCGGGCCGTCCACGCGCGGGTCCCCGACGACCCCGAAGTCCCCGAGGACTCCGAAGACCCCGAGAACCCCGAAGACCCCGGAAAGACGGACACGGACGACCGTCGCGCCGCGACGGCGACACAGAAGGCTGGTGTTGAGTGA
- a CDS encoding TRM11 family SAM-dependent methyltransferase, which produces MGRSSWHVLQGEDPAFALPEAAGQCGWVSQLRPLIVEMTEPGDVVLDPFAGWGTTLVACAVEGRKGIGLEVSPERAEQARRRLEAYPGQTMLCGDARTPPLPPESVDFVLADLPYFGTNLDTDSTVEGQFYALRDYDEYLSAIDEALAAVAKVMRPGARAVFAVQNRRLAGRFVPLAWDVARVLGRHLILGDERIHCYNWPVSDDGPMVTNRSHEYLLVAEKEQA; this is translated from the coding sequence ATGGGCAGATCGAGTTGGCACGTGCTGCAGGGAGAGGACCCCGCGTTCGCGCTGCCGGAGGCGGCGGGCCAGTGCGGCTGGGTCAGCCAGCTGAGGCCGCTGATCGTGGAGATGACCGAGCCGGGCGACGTCGTGCTCGACCCGTTCGCCGGCTGGGGCACCACGCTGGTGGCGTGCGCGGTCGAGGGCCGGAAGGGGATCGGCCTTGAGGTCTCGCCGGAGCGCGCGGAGCAGGCGCGCAGGCGCCTGGAGGCGTATCCCGGCCAGACCATGCTGTGCGGCGACGCCCGCACGCCGCCGCTGCCGCCGGAGTCGGTGGACTTCGTCCTGGCCGACCTGCCCTACTTCGGCACCAACCTCGACACCGACTCCACCGTGGAGGGCCAGTTCTACGCGCTGCGCGACTACGACGAGTATCTGAGCGCGATCGACGAGGCGTTGGCCGCGGTGGCGAAGGTCATGCGGCCCGGCGCGCGGGCGGTGTTCGCCGTGCAGAACCGCCGCCTGGCCGGCAGGTTCGTGCCGCTGGCCTGGGACGTCGCCCGGGTCCTCGGCCGCCATCTGATCCTCGGCGACGAGCGGATCCACTGCTACAACTGGCCGGTGAGCGACGACGGCCCGATGGTGACCAACCGCTCGCACGAATACCTGCTCGTGGCCGAGAAGGAGCAGGCATGA
- a CDS encoding PLP-dependent cysteine synthase family protein — MIPLIGGDIAARIDDLIGDTPLLRLSLDGLPPDVTVLAKLEAANPLSSIKDRVALRMIEEAEASGALTPGATVIESTSGNTGIALAALAVSRGYPCVVVMPDNASRERTLTLRMLGARVEFTDHTLGFQGCVDRATELHAALPGSWYARQHENPANVMAHYTTTGPEIWAATGGQVDVLVCGVGTGGTLTGTARYLRERNPGLRVVAVEPEGSPLLSGGAPGPHRIPGLNGGFISPVTDVTLIDEVITVPDGEAAAMTRRIAATTGLLVGVSSGAAAYGCAALARRRDLSGRTVVTIFPDTGERYLSWWPA; from the coding sequence ATGATCCCGCTGATCGGCGGCGACATCGCGGCCAGGATCGACGACCTCATCGGCGACACGCCCCTGCTCCGGCTCTCCCTCGACGGCCTGCCCCCGGACGTCACCGTGCTCGCCAAGCTGGAGGCGGCCAACCCGCTGTCGAGCATCAAGGACCGGGTGGCGCTGCGCATGATCGAGGAGGCCGAGGCGTCCGGGGCGCTGACCCCCGGCGCCACCGTGATCGAGTCGACCTCCGGCAACACCGGCATCGCCCTGGCGGCGCTCGCGGTCAGCCGGGGATACCCGTGCGTGGTCGTGATGCCGGACAACGCCTCCCGGGAGCGCACGCTGACCCTGCGCATGCTGGGCGCGCGGGTCGAGTTCACCGACCACACCCTCGGCTTCCAGGGCTGCGTGGACCGGGCGACGGAGCTGCACGCCGCCCTCCCCGGGTCCTGGTACGCCCGCCAGCACGAGAACCCCGCCAACGTCATGGCCCACTACACGACCACCGGACCGGAGATCTGGGCCGCCACCGGCGGTCAGGTCGACGTGCTGGTGTGCGGGGTCGGGACCGGCGGCACGCTCACCGGAACCGCCCGCTACCTGCGCGAGCGCAACCCCGGGCTGCGCGTCGTCGCGGTGGAGCCGGAGGGCTCGCCCCTGCTGTCGGGAGGCGCCCCGGGGCCGCACCGGATCCCCGGCCTCAACGGCGGCTTCATCAGCCCCGTCACCGACGTCACGCTGATCGACGAGGTGATCACCGTGCCGGACGGCGAGGCGGCCGCCATGACCCGGCGCATCGCGGCCACCACCGGGCTGCTGGTCGGGGTCTCGTCCGGCGCGGCGGCGTACGGCTGCGCCGCGCTCGCCCGCCGGCGGGACCTGTCGGGGCGGACGGTCGTGACGATCTTCCCGGACACCGGCGAGCGCTACCTGAGCTGGTGGCCGGCCTGA
- a CDS encoding HAD family hydrolase — MDAVLFDMDGLLVDTEGVWFEVETEVVTRLGGDWGPEHQEQLVGGSWDRTVAYMLELTQADVDPAIVGDWLIDGMESRLSRGVEPMPGALELLRGLGDQGVRTALVTSSLRIIADAVLKAVGREHFEVVVTADDVTCTKPHPEPYLTAAGLLSVDPERCVALEDSPNGVASATAAGCRVVAVPGVLPIAQAPGRVVMPSLLDVDVDFLRGLIR, encoded by the coding sequence GTGGACGCCGTGCTGTTCGACATGGACGGATTGCTCGTCGACACCGAAGGGGTGTGGTTCGAGGTCGAGACCGAGGTGGTCACCCGCCTCGGCGGTGACTGGGGCCCGGAGCACCAGGAACAGCTCGTGGGCGGCTCCTGGGACCGCACCGTCGCGTACATGCTGGAGCTGACGCAGGCCGATGTCGATCCCGCGATCGTGGGGGACTGGCTGATCGACGGGATGGAGAGCCGCCTGTCGAGGGGCGTCGAGCCCATGCCGGGAGCCCTCGAACTGCTGCGGGGGCTCGGCGACCAGGGGGTGCGCACCGCGCTTGTCACCTCGTCGCTGCGGATCATCGCCGACGCCGTGCTCAAGGCCGTCGGCCGGGAGCACTTCGAGGTCGTCGTGACGGCCGACGACGTCACCTGCACCAAGCCGCACCCGGAGCCCTACCTGACCGCGGCCGGCCTGCTGTCGGTGGACCCGGAGCGGTGCGTCGCGCTGGAGGACTCGCCGAACGGCGTCGCCTCCGCCACCGCCGCGGGGTGCAGGGTCGTCGCCGTGCCGGGCGTCCTGCCGATCGCCCAGGCGCCGGGCCGGGTCGTGATGCCCTCTTTGCTCGACGTGGACGTCGATTTCCTGCGGGGGCTCATCCGG
- a CDS encoding sirohydrochlorin chelatase translates to MTPTLVMAAHGARSGHWESVMDSLAARVRRARPGSAVELGFLEISSPLLSDVLSGVAGPVVVVPMLLAGGYHAHIDLPAVVARTRPDAVVAGQLGPHRLLTSVLARRLAVAGLRPCDAVILGAAGSSDPAALDDVRAAARLLSVRLSRPVTAAFASAGTPTLAEALERTRAGLAPRVAVASYLLAPGFFHDRLLNSGADLVSPPLGVDDDLAALVWTRFDEALAGHRATITPARTPFATHTRA, encoded by the coding sequence ATGACCCCGACCCTGGTGATGGCCGCGCACGGGGCACGCAGCGGCCACTGGGAGTCGGTCATGGACTCCCTGGCGGCCCGCGTGCGCCGCGCCAGGCCGGGCTCGGCGGTCGAGCTGGGCTTCCTGGAGATCAGCTCGCCGCTGCTGTCCGACGTGCTGTCGGGGGTGGCCGGGCCCGTCGTGGTGGTCCCCATGCTGCTCGCCGGGGGATACCACGCGCACATCGACCTGCCCGCCGTCGTCGCCCGCACCCGGCCCGACGCGGTCGTCGCCGGGCAGCTCGGGCCGCACCGGCTGCTGACCTCGGTGCTGGCACGCCGCCTGGCCGTGGCCGGCCTGCGGCCCTGCGACGCCGTCATCCTGGGCGCGGCCGGCTCGTCCGACCCCGCCGCTCTGGACGACGTCCGCGCCGCGGCCCGGCTCCTTTCCGTACGGCTCTCGCGTCCCGTCACGGCCGCGTTCGCCTCGGCCGGGACGCCCACGCTCGCCGAGGCGCTGGAACGCACCAGGGCGGGCCTCGCCCCGCGCGTCGCCGTCGCCTCCTACCTGCTCGCGCCCGGGTTCTTCCACGACCGGCTGCTGAACAGCGGCGCTGACCTGGTCAGCCCGCCCCTCGGCGTGGACGACGACCTGGCCGCCCTCGTCTGGACCCGCTTCGACGAGGCCCTCGCCGGACACCGCGCCACCATCACGCCCGCTCGCACCCCGTTCGCCACCCACACCCGCGCCTGA
- a CDS encoding PAC2 family protein: MIEFEGLPELVDPVLIAAFEGWNDAGEASSGVLAHLESEWKATPLVELDPEDYYDFQVTRPVVELGDGVTRSIVWPTTRLLLARPPGAKRDVVLLRGIEPNMRWRSFCAEIVGLCHDLGIELAILLGALLNDSPHTRPVPITGSVSDPGMARALNLELTKYEGPTGIVGVLQHTLGTAGLRTVSLWASVPHYVAQPPNPKATLALLRRIEDMLDIPMPYGDLAEEARAWEHGVDELAAQDSEVAEYVRELEERKDAAELPEASGDAIAAEFERYLRRRDRGTDR, translated from the coding sequence GTGATCGAGTTCGAAGGGCTCCCCGAGCTCGTCGACCCGGTGCTGATCGCCGCGTTCGAGGGGTGGAACGACGCCGGCGAGGCGTCCAGTGGTGTGCTCGCGCACCTCGAATCCGAGTGGAAGGCCACCCCACTCGTCGAGCTGGACCCCGAGGACTACTACGACTTCCAGGTGACCCGGCCGGTGGTCGAGCTCGGCGACGGCGTGACCCGCTCCATCGTCTGGCCGACGACCCGGCTGCTGCTGGCGCGCCCGCCGGGCGCCAAGCGCGACGTGGTGCTGCTGCGCGGCATCGAGCCCAACATGCGGTGGCGGTCGTTCTGCGCCGAGATCGTCGGGCTCTGCCACGACCTCGGCATCGAGCTGGCCATCCTGCTCGGCGCGCTGCTCAACGACTCGCCGCACACCCGGCCGGTGCCGATCACCGGCTCGGTCAGCGACCCCGGCATGGCCCGCGCGCTCAACCTGGAGCTGACCAAATACGAGGGCCCGACGGGCATCGTGGGCGTGCTGCAGCACACCCTCGGCACCGCCGGGCTGCGGACGGTGTCCCTGTGGGCGTCGGTCCCGCACTACGTCGCCCAGCCGCCCAACCCCAAGGCCACGCTGGCGCTGCTGCGCCGCATCGAGGACATGCTCGACATCCCGATGCCGTACGGCGACCTCGCCGAGGAGGCGCGGGCCTGGGAGCACGGCGTGGACGAGCTGGCGGCCCAGGACAGCGAGGTGGCCGAATACGTGCGTGAGCTTGAAGAGCGCAAGGACGCGGCCGAGCTGCCCGAGGCCAGCGGCGACGCCATCGCGGCGGAGTTCGAGCGCTACCTGCGCCGCCGCGACCGCGGCACCGACCGCTGA
- the epsC gene encoding serine O-acetyltransferase EpsC translates to MRLPRLLAEDLRTIVERDPSVRDRKEALLHPVLPALWLHRIAHRLHRRGRRLPARLLMLLARHVTGVEIHPGAELGRRVFVDHGAAVVIGETAVVGDDVTIYHQVTLGAVGWWRDNLRADGERRHPVIGARVVLGAGATVLGPVRVGDDAVIGARALVLDDVPAGARVLAPAGTVSAPRGGVPARTAGADLPRPPDERSGSMNPDSTVLIVGATDETVRKAKELGLTVLLLQHPTKVSAEQEELADVLRVLDYTDWAAVEPVARRLWREPGFRVALSITEPGLENAGRVNDLFGLGGTGYEVTRRFRDKLAMRRHLASVPGAELDPSAVAAAPLLRREDLDAFGAAHGYPFIVKPADATASIGVHRVAGPEDAERVWAAVEGLRGTRTDRVSTMFLLQDFLMEQYVEGPEFSVEAFSFAGRHVVVAITEKFVHPDRFAELGHAVPARLDEPVRERIRASVCRFLDLIGLRDGVTHTELRLGPHGPVVIESHNRVAGDMIPELVRGAYGIDLIEYALGWPFRLVPELPDRPEAHAGASVRSLVSEPGRVESVEGVADAAAREGVLDVRVTAKPGDTVHALRDNWDRLGLVAVTGPDTEAAIRRGAEVIDEAIRIRVAGEDGRTWLAQVAEARSLAEVPA, encoded by the coding sequence GTGAGACTGCCGCGTCTCCTGGCCGAGGACCTGCGGACGATCGTCGAACGGGACCCGTCCGTACGCGACCGGAAGGAGGCGTTGCTGCACCCGGTGCTGCCTGCACTGTGGCTGCACCGGATCGCCCACCGGCTGCACCGGCGTGGCAGGCGGCTGCCGGCCCGGCTGCTGATGCTCCTCGCACGCCACGTCACCGGAGTGGAGATCCATCCGGGCGCGGAGCTGGGACGCAGGGTCTTCGTCGACCACGGCGCGGCCGTGGTGATCGGGGAGACCGCGGTCGTGGGCGACGACGTGACCATCTACCACCAGGTGACCCTCGGGGCGGTCGGCTGGTGGCGCGACAACCTCCGCGCGGACGGGGAACGGCGGCACCCGGTGATCGGAGCCCGTGTGGTGCTGGGCGCCGGGGCGACCGTTCTCGGCCCGGTGCGCGTGGGGGACGACGCCGTCATCGGGGCGCGGGCGCTCGTCCTCGACGACGTGCCCGCCGGCGCGCGCGTCCTCGCCCCAGCCGGCACCGTGTCCGCGCCACGCGGCGGCGTCCCGGCCCGTACGGCCGGAGCCGACCTGCCCCGACCCCCCGACGAAAGGAGTGGATCGATGAATCCGGACAGCACGGTCCTGATAGTCGGCGCCACCGACGAGACCGTGCGCAAGGCCAAGGAGCTCGGGCTGACCGTCCTGCTGCTCCAGCACCCCACCAAGGTCAGCGCCGAGCAGGAGGAGCTCGCCGACGTCCTGCGCGTGCTCGACTACACCGACTGGGCGGCGGTCGAGCCCGTCGCCAGGCGGCTGTGGCGGGAGCCTGGGTTCCGCGTCGCGCTGTCGATCACCGAGCCCGGGCTGGAGAACGCGGGACGGGTCAACGACCTGTTCGGCCTGGGCGGCACCGGTTATGAGGTCACCCGGAGGTTCCGCGACAAACTGGCCATGCGCCGTCACCTCGCGTCGGTTCCGGGCGCGGAGCTCGACCCCTCCGCGGTGGCCGCCGCGCCGCTCCTGCGCCGCGAGGACCTGGACGCCTTCGGCGCCGCCCACGGCTATCCGTTCATCGTCAAGCCGGCCGACGCGACCGCGAGCATCGGCGTCCACCGCGTCGCAGGACCGGAGGACGCCGAGCGGGTCTGGGCCGCGGTGGAAGGGCTGCGCGGCACCCGCACCGACCGGGTCTCCACCATGTTCCTCCTGCAGGACTTCCTCATGGAGCAGTACGTCGAGGGGCCGGAGTTCAGCGTCGAGGCGTTCAGCTTCGCGGGCCGCCACGTCGTGGTGGCGATCACCGAGAAGTTCGTGCACCCCGACCGGTTCGCCGAGCTCGGCCACGCCGTGCCCGCCCGGCTGGACGAGCCGGTGCGGGAGCGGATCCGCGCGAGCGTGTGCCGCTTCCTCGACCTGATCGGTCTCAGGGACGGCGTGACGCACACAGAGCTGCGGCTCGGCCCGCACGGCCCGGTGGTCATCGAGAGCCACAACCGCGTCGCCGGCGACATGATCCCGGAGCTCGTGCGCGGGGCGTACGGCATCGACCTGATCGAGTATGCCCTTGGCTGGCCGTTCCGGCTGGTCCCCGAGCTGCCGGACCGGCCGGAGGCGCACGCGGGGGCCAGCGTGCGCTCCCTGGTGAGCGAGCCGGGGCGGGTCGAGTCGGTGGAGGGCGTCGCCGACGCCGCGGCGCGGGAGGGCGTGCTCGACGTGCGCGTCACGGCCAAGCCCGGCGACACCGTGCACGCGCTGCGCGACAACTGGGACCGGCTCGGCCTGGTGGCGGTGACCGGCCCGGACACGGAGGCGGCGATCCGCCGCGGCGCGGAGGTCATCGACGAGGCGATCCGGATCCGGGTCGCCGGCGAGGACGGGCGCACCTGGCTCGCGCAGGTGGCCGAGGCGCGGTCCCTCGCGGAGGTGCCGGCATGA